The following coding sequences are from one Syngnathus acus chromosome 14, fSynAcu1.2, whole genome shotgun sequence window:
- the pfdn1 gene encoding prefoldin subunit 1 isoform X2 → MRNTRAVRKMAAPVDLELKKAFSELQVKMIDTQQKVKLADLQIEQLTHVQKHANLTHAEINTLTDSTRMYEGVGRMFILQSKDDITQQLKVKQKTAEEKIKELEKKVYLERSVKEAEDNIREMLLSRRAQ, encoded by the exons ATGCGCAACACCAGAGCTGTCAGGAAAATGGCGGCGCCCGTCGATTTGGAGCTGAAGAAG GCCTTCTCGGAGCTGCAGGTTAAGATGATCGACACACAGCAGAAGGTGAAGCTGGCCGACCTGCAGATCGAGCAGCTGACGCACGTGCAGAAGCACGCCAACCTCACTCACGCAGAGATCAACACGCTCACCGACAGCACGCGCATGTACGAGGGCGTTGGACGCAT GTTTATTCTGCAGTCCAAGGACGACATCACGCAGCAGCTCAAGGTCAAGCAGAAGACGGCTGAGGAGAAAATCAAGGAACTGGAG AAAAAGGTGTACCTGGAACGCAGCGTCAAGGAGGCAGAGGACAACATTCGGGAGATGCTGCTGTCCCGGAGAGCTCAGTAA
- the pfdn1 gene encoding prefoldin subunit 1 isoform X1, translated as MRNTRAVRKMAAPVDLELKKAFSELQVKMIDTQQKVKLADLQIEQLTHVQKHANLTHAEINTLTDSTRMYEGVGRMFILQSKDDITQQLKVKQKTAEEKIKELEQKKVYLERSVKEAEDNIREMLLSRRAQ; from the exons ATGCGCAACACCAGAGCTGTCAGGAAAATGGCGGCGCCCGTCGATTTGGAGCTGAAGAAG GCCTTCTCGGAGCTGCAGGTTAAGATGATCGACACACAGCAGAAGGTGAAGCTGGCCGACCTGCAGATCGAGCAGCTGACGCACGTGCAGAAGCACGCCAACCTCACTCACGCAGAGATCAACACGCTCACCGACAGCACGCGCATGTACGAGGGCGTTGGACGCAT GTTTATTCTGCAGTCCAAGGACGACATCACGCAGCAGCTCAAGGTCAAGCAGAAGACGGCTGAGGAGAAAATCAAGGAACTGGAG CAGAAAAAGGTGTACCTGGAACGCAGCGTCAAGGAGGCAGAGGACAACATTCGGGAGATGCTGCTGTCCCGGAGAGCTCAGTAA
- the ttc1 gene encoding tetratricopeptide repeat protein 1 isoform X2, giving the protein MSRPADELRCSEEDAVDREDFFDCQETLEHPDRGDRDGRHAKTDMRRETPDDTRIEPLEDTLNDSNDDLKERGEEVEDEHQKEEEEKLTEEEKESRRLHSLVLKEEGNCHFKNGDWSLAEQSYTQALVLCPRCFSQDQAILFSNRAAARLHLDRKDDGIADCSRALELKPDYLKALLRRAELYEQTEQLEKALDDYQKVLEQDPGQAAARRACSLPQQIHEKNEKLKEEMLGKLKELGNMVLRPFGLSTSNFQVNQDTNTGSYSINFVNKPNNT; this is encoded by the exons ATGAGCAGGCCAGCGGATGAGCTGAGATGTAGCGAGGAGGACGCTGTGGACCGGGAGGACTTTTTTGACTGCCAAGAGACTTTGGAGCATCCGGACCGGGGAGACCGGGACGGACGACACGCCAAGACAGACATGAGACGCGAGACGCCGGACGACACAAGAATAGAACCGCTTGAGGACACGCTGAACGATTCCAATGACGACTTGAAGGAGCGCGGAGAAGAAGTGGAAGATGAGCATcagaaggaggaagaggagaaattgacagaggaggaaaaggag AGCCGACGATTGCACAGTCTCGTCTTGAAGGAGGAAGGAAATTGCCACTTTAAAAATGGAG ATTGGTCTCTGGCGGAGCAGAGCTACACGCAAGCGTTGGTGTTGTGTCCGCGCTGTTTCAGCCAAGATCAAGCCATCCTGTTCTCAAACAGAGCGGCTGCCCGACTGCACCTG GACCGGAAGGATGACGGGATTGCCGATTGCTCCAGAG CGTTGGAGCTGAAGCCAGACTACCTGAAGGCCTTGCTGAGGAGGGCTGAGCTCTACGAGCAGACAGAGCAGCTGGAGAAGGCGCTGGACGACTACCAGAAGGTTCTGGAGCAAGACCCTGGGCAGGCGGCGGCCAGGCGGGCCTGC AGCTTACCTCAGCAGATCCATGAGAAGAACGAGAAGCTGAAGGAAGAAATGTTAG GTAAGCTGAAGGAGCTGGGGAACATGGTCCTGCGACCGTTCGGCCTATCCACCAGCAACTTCCAGGTCAACCAGGACACCAACACGGGCTCCTACTCCATCAACTTTGTCAACAAGCCCAACAACACGTGA
- the ttc1 gene encoding tetratricopeptide repeat protein 1 isoform X1 yields the protein MSRPADELRCSEEDAVDREDFFDCQETLEHPDRGDRDGRHAKTDMRRETPDDTRIEPLEDTLNDSNDDLKERGEEVEDEHQKEEEEKLTEEEKESRRLHSLVLKEEGNCHFKNGDWSLAEQSYTQALVLCPRCFSQDQAILFSNRAAARLHLDRKDDGIADCSRALELKPDYLKALLRRAELYEQTEQLEKALDDYQKVLEQDPGQAAARRACVSLPQQIHEKNEKLKEEMLGKLKELGNMVLRPFGLSTSNFQVNQDTNTGSYSINFVNKPNNT from the exons ATGAGCAGGCCAGCGGATGAGCTGAGATGTAGCGAGGAGGACGCTGTGGACCGGGAGGACTTTTTTGACTGCCAAGAGACTTTGGAGCATCCGGACCGGGGAGACCGGGACGGACGACACGCCAAGACAGACATGAGACGCGAGACGCCGGACGACACAAGAATAGAACCGCTTGAGGACACGCTGAACGATTCCAATGACGACTTGAAGGAGCGCGGAGAAGAAGTGGAAGATGAGCATcagaaggaggaagaggagaaattgacagaggaggaaaaggag AGCCGACGATTGCACAGTCTCGTCTTGAAGGAGGAAGGAAATTGCCACTTTAAAAATGGAG ATTGGTCTCTGGCGGAGCAGAGCTACACGCAAGCGTTGGTGTTGTGTCCGCGCTGTTTCAGCCAAGATCAAGCCATCCTGTTCTCAAACAGAGCGGCTGCCCGACTGCACCTG GACCGGAAGGATGACGGGATTGCCGATTGCTCCAGAG CGTTGGAGCTGAAGCCAGACTACCTGAAGGCCTTGCTGAGGAGGGCTGAGCTCTACGAGCAGACAGAGCAGCTGGAGAAGGCGCTGGACGACTACCAGAAGGTTCTGGAGCAAGACCCTGGGCAGGCGGCGGCCAGGCGGGCCTGCGTG AGCTTACCTCAGCAGATCCATGAGAAGAACGAGAAGCTGAAGGAAGAAATGTTAG GTAAGCTGAAGGAGCTGGGGAACATGGTCCTGCGACCGTTCGGCCTATCCACCAGCAACTTCCAGGTCAACCAGGACACCAACACGGGCTCCTACTCCATCAACTTTGTCAACAAGCCCAACAACACGTGA